TCCCTATTAGATTTTTCTTACAATGTATGCCAAGCCAAAAATCTCCCGTTGGTGTCAAACGGATGTTGTCAGGATAGCCTGGGACCTTGGAGAAGATATCTCGGGTCCCTGCTTTAGGACCTTTGATCCAATATCGATGGACAAGACCAGTGGCAGACTCACATGTGATTAAGAATGACCTATCTTTGTTTAGAGCCAAACCGTTGTTGCAACGGAGATTGTCCATGACAACTTTGGCCTCTTTGGTCTTCTTGTTGAATCTGATCACTCTCCCCGACCGCTCTCCGTTAAAAAGCACGTAAAATACTTCCCTGACAGACAAAAGTCGCTATATGTTTAGACTAGGAATCCGTAAAATTTGTTTCAGTCCATTATATATCTTTATTTGATTCGAAAAACTAGGATACCCATAAATCTACGAAGAAAAACTTGTAATAATATGTAATATCCGTAAAAATGAAGccaattaaaatacttatatctgttatattataaaacagaaATCAATTGATAATTCTGTAAATTAACACttgtctttttcaaaaaaaaattaacaacaaattattaattcaaaaatatatatatatgttgctctagaaacaaaaaaaaaatcattaatagtGAATAAACCTTTCGGTAGTTACACCCACGAATCACCATTTCcgtttcacatttttttttttaattcttctaACCTTATCTCCTCCAcaataagattttttatatatacattcttATCTAATCCCCCCCTCCTCCAATGATATATGCAGGAGCACCTTGACTATTTAATCATACCTAACATGTTATATTAGTACAAATAATGTGTTCCTGCATATCACAGGCCATAATActagtattttataaaacagATCGAAGGATGATTGATGCAGATGCAAAGTTAATGATCCAAACAAAACATATCGAATCATGGATACCTCCAAAAATATGAATACTCGCTATTTGTGCCGACCCCTAGTTTAGTTTTAGATTGTTTCAaacactttatttttattttgcaatTGCATTTTTACATACCTGAAATGATACTTGTCACTACTGTCATTGAAGTACAAGACATCTTCCTCTTCGTCTATATCCATCTGGTTCGCAAACATTACTTTGCGACCTTCAGCCTGGTCCACTACCAACTCAGCCAAACCTCCCTCTGGTCCAACCTTCATCACCCCAAGGTAACCATCACAGATGTACAAATCTCCTGTTTTCTTCTCGAAACTAAGTCCTAGTGGCCTTCCACAAGTAGGCACTACCTCATGCCGTGAACAGTTTCCCCTACGTACAAAAAGgataatttatcattattacTCTCCATTTCAAATTAATTATAGTTGTATACTTGTATACCAAATTTTttggtacaaaaaatattttttaaaataactttaaaGTACGTAGTATATCATTTGAAACGGATGGAATATTAACATAGTAGGAACTTAGTTATGCATGTACCGGTATGTTACGTTCTAATAAACGTTATGAtactaacaaaatttaaaacctGTAAGGAGATGTGTGTGCGAACTCGACCCAACCAAGATCATGGCCGCGCCACTTGAGAATACGGCCGTCCACAACCGCAGCATAAGGACCTTCCCCTTGTGGATCCCACTCAATGCTCTCTGGTCCATCAACAGGAAGTGGTATGGTCTTGGCCATTGGCAATATATTCTTCGTCCCCTTTAAATCATCAGGCGCAAATAAAATCTGATACGAGATTACAGCAAAGACGGCCAAAACAACCGCAATGGCCCAAGTCGGAGCTTTCTGACTAGTCGGCATTTGTTTCACCGGAGAAAATACTATATATGTTTGTTGAAAAGACGTGTTTGTGTAACAACACTAGCTATTGTTAGCTTACACTGTGACCGTAATTATATAACATCAGAAAGCAAAGCGAAGAGGACAAAGGAGTCTAGctagatatttatttattttattgttgtgtGGATGCAGAGATACACACGTATGGCCCGTGCGCTGAAGTGCCAAGTGTTCATGAGTATTGCTAATGTTTTTCATGTGTGTAATCACCGACCAAACTTTAATTTAAAGTGAAACCCCACATAAAAGTGTACACCGCACATTTTCACGTGATTTCATTTTCAACCACAGAAGTCACAACACAAAGATATCCAGTTCTGACGTAAAGTCTCGATCTTCTTACATCGTACATAACAGAGACGGGAAGCCAGTGAGAGTAAAGAGGGTGCACATGCATTCAcctataatttcttttaaactaGTGTATTTCTTcactaatttttatatttccaCCAAAATTTGTAACTTTACACTCTTGTGCACCCAATAATAATCACTTCTGGATTCGCCTCAGGACATAAGTACTAACTAGAttgacccgcgcaggcgcgcgggtgtatattttgaaaaatatgttgatatttgtttttcatgtaattattaggatttggaaaaatgaatccgaggaacataaccgataccgatccaaagatatagtaccaaacccaaacataaattgattaaatattctaattattcaaaattttgttatttagagaaccgaatctgatccgaaccgaagtatttaggtatccgaatttatctaaaaatagatttatatacttatatatattaattatttttagatttaacgtatataaaacatcaaaaatgatacttttaaattgatttaaatacttgaaaatatatatagatagtcaaaagtaaatatctgaaatagttaaagtatactcaaatcaccaaaaatacttaaaataattattgatttcgtatccaaaattttaaatcaagccaattgatatgttaagtttaagtattatgacatatgttattcaaatttatacgtaatatattattttatttatacattttgagaaatttaaaatatataatgatttaagactttaaaaataatttaaattagttatccaaacccaaaccaaacccgcaaagatccaaatcgaactcaaaccaaaaattagaaacattctaataaggctgaaatctttgaccccgaaaacccaaaatacaaaccgatcagaactaaacccgtatgggtatccaaaagcccatccctagtcattattatatatcgtattttatcatcatataattaatcgtattttatatgtaccatcatataagtaatcatataattaatagtattttatacataccatcatataaataattacatatattatatttttaaaacttaatatgaaatatgaaaaccataatttgagttggtatttcaaattgggctttgtattatatttttcttatatatattgacaatattttttttataatggttattgaaaagtagtttagtaaaaatccatttttgaatatatgtatatttttgaatcaatttttgatataaatcaaatttgaattattattttgatttgaaatatgtatataaagtttaaattttgttttatggttagtttagaaaaaaaaattagggaattagattgacccattttggtatattttaaaagtggcctagataactttcaatttttaaaaaaaacataagcccattactttttttcttaatactactatccttgttttcaaacaaaaatatttttttctaaaagactgcaatccatgtttccaaacactccaaatttttaaaagtcatattcaagtctccaaacactccaattttgtacttgagttttaataagatatacTAGATCTGGACCCGCCCGACCGGGCGGGTGTATTTTTCTGTTTACGTAATGCAATTAAAAATTTTCACACCTTATATAATGTATCaaatttttatacaaatgatGACAAAAATACATCACATAATACAAATATTGCTGTAACATAATTTGATCACACCGTGGCATTTCTAATGTTTTACCTGTTATTTATCTtagatcatcacttaatcattGGTTGGAACTTCCAGTTATCTTGGTAAAAATTTTATATCGTATCTACTTTActaaaattcagaaaaatacaAAGAGTAGAACTAACAGTTTGATCAGCTAAAACCATTTCTAATGTTTCATCAGCGTAAGGTGGGTTTTGTATCCATGAGTGAATCAGTTTTACTTGAACATGCCACACTTCCTTAAAAGGTTTAAGATCGCTGATCAAATGAAATCTTTTGTTAGCATACATGATTTTTTTGTGAGGTAAGTCGTAAAAAAATGTGTAGAATGAGTTTGTACTcggatagaatatatagtagAGAGACACTACCCTAGTtgagaataaatatatttgctTATTTTGCAAGGCATATTAGGcgaaataaatgaaaagaatattttgttgattctgtttcttgtttttgaaaTTATGGTAAATCTTAATGGTTATGATTTGAAATAGGAAATGATAAGATCTTGTGCTTGTTCCGCAAGTGTGtggatcaatttttttaacgcAATACAAAACGCTAAAGTTGAGGAAATATCTTAACCACCCTCGCAAGGCATCTCTTGTTTGCATTAGTATGCAGAATATGTTGTTGAAATTCGAATATTAtgtttattgtttagtagttatggatcaaattatatatatatatattcattgttCCGAAATTGAAGGGGAAATCTTATTTAGAAACAAATTAGTAAATTCTgcaaaatatttctattttttttttccgaagaTTGTTAGGGAAAAAGATTTTCAATTCAcaaatattagattttaataagatagataatgattattaattatttggaCATATGGAAGTCAGTGGAATATTTCAATATAATAAAGTGGTTACAAATATGCTACAGACACCACCGTGAAATTAAGTGAACTGAAATTGTTCAACTCGTGTGAGAATCATTGTTAatttttcttagtttaattacttatataatttgatgttcGTGCAGGTTACGTAAGCTAATGATGAGATTCATATAATAAGCAATGTTAGGGTGTCGATATTGCAGGGGAATTATTTATGtttgttcatttatttaaaaatatgtagtttgtttgagtttattaataatatgtttccTTTTTTCGTGGTTAGTTTGAGTTATTTTAGGAAAACAATGAATAAGTGGAAAAGAcaatcatttttaatgtaaaactaaTTTAATTCTCAATGGCATTTGACTGTAAATATTATGTAACTTTTAGGGTTATTCTATAaatgtacttctgttttaataaagtAGATAAGATGTCAAGAAAAAAATGTGTCACGTGTATCTTTGATATGATCTTATCTGATTATCTATCATCTAGATTCTAGAATGAACAACCCCGCCTAGAATATATGCGATCATAGTGAATGGTTATGATCTCGTGATATAACATTTTTGCAACGTACAACCTCACCTAGAATACGCACTAGATATATCAAGAAGAAATAGCAAATAATGGCTAAGATAACCCCTCTAAACATGGAACCAGTTACCAGGGccaaatctaaaatttaagaGGATATGAACATACTATTAGATTAATTTTAATTGAATATATTATtagattaattttaatttaaaaaaatcaagaatttGAAGATAACTATGGTCGGTCCACGCTACGCGCAGAATATATTGCTTTACGTGTGATATAagtacttatatttttatatgcttTTGTTATTTGTGTTTTAGATTTGTATTTGCAAAAGATGTGTATGAAAgagttttgttcttttgttttaaaaacagTTGAGTAAGGAAAGTTTATTATATTTGGTAAAATTTATTATGCTTGATTACGTTAGTtgtttttgtattaaaatgttGCGGCGTATAACATATAAGATGTTGTATGAGGTCTACATGGTCTTTTGatgtttgttttttaaaataattttgaatgtATAGTTGGCAGGctgtttatgttttattatattttaggttCGAAAGGATGAGTATGGTGAATTTTACGATTAACGTTTGTATGAACAGTTTGGACCGTAGAGGTTTGCTgctatttatggtttatggaTTGATGAACATGGTACGGAAGATGAGAGAAATGAATGATAGTTGGAAGATAAATAGTTTGCCAACCTGAAAGTCGAAGGTAAATTTGATCTCTTTATCCAGTTGATTGATTAAATTGATAGATGTCTTCTTTTCATGAAACGTTTAATACAGAGAACCCCAATTTTGTAGATAAAGCTGACCAGACATTGATAGAGAACCAACATGCAAAGAATAATTGGTCTCGCGTTTCTTGGAATTACAAAGAAGACAAAGAGCGTCAGTTTGCGGCTTCTCTCTCCGTCTCCAGATTCATCCTCATTCACCGCCATATCTGTTTCCAAGCCATTCGTCTTCCCAACTTCCACATTCATGGCCTCTCTCCTTCACACGATCTATCTCTCCTAATTTCTCCCTCAATTCAGCAGCTGCCGCAGCTCCAACAAAACCATCAGATCCTAAAAATCTAGAGTAGAAAGCGAAGACGATAAAGGTGAAATGGGCTTAAAAGCCCATATAAAACCAAAATGAAACGCAGAGTTAGACGCTTAAACCTATTGAGGTGACACGTGTTGAGACAGTAGCGTTCGACTTAATGACATGGCGATGACGTGGCAGCATGAAACAGAAGGAAAcactactttatataataagaaaatactTTTAAGTTTAGAATAGTTTAGAGATCAAAACGAAAGTTTCATCCATTTGTGTACAAAAGAAGCAACCATGCCAGTGACTCGTTTTTCTTACTGTTACCGCCCCACTTGCAAAATTTACCTTTATAAACTTCTcagttttattaatattatcattggttCACTACAGAGTGCTTAAAGTCTAATGTACATAGAAAACACTATGGATAGAcgtaagaaagagagagttaaCGTGAACATAGACATAGTTTATTATCACAACCATGTCACATAGACATACTTGTGACAATATGATCCACGCTATTTAAGATTATAACGAAGCACAGACATTTAAGTATTTAACAGAGTAGAAAACTACAAATCATAAACACCAAGAAAAGGCATAAGAACAGAACCAATCCAAAGCTTACCATCTTTCTCCTCCACTTCACTTATAAACCTCAACCTCTTCCCTTCTCTATCCTCAAGCACCTCCAAAACCTCTCCTGATTCACTCAGCTTCATAGCCGTCGCATGAGGTCTTCCTCCAGTGAACAGCGAGTGCAGACGCGGCCCGCTTATCGGAAATCTCAGCAACAAGTCTCT
The nucleotide sequence above comes from Brassica napus cultivar Da-Ae chromosome A9, Da-Ae, whole genome shotgun sequence. Encoded proteins:
- the LOC106368036 gene encoding protein STRICTOSIDINE SYNTHASE-LIKE 9-like encodes the protein MPTSQKAPTWAIAVVLAVFAVISYQILFAPDDLKGTKNILPMAKTIPLPVDGPESIEWDPQGEGPYAAVVDGRILKWRGHDLGWVEFAHTSPYRGNCSRHEVVPTCGRPLGLSFEKKTGDLYICDGYLGVMKVGPEGGLAELVVDQAEGRKVMFANQMDIDEEEDVLYFNDSSDKYHFREVFYVLFNGERSGRVIRFNKKTKEAKVVMDNLRCNNGLALNKDRSFLITCESATGLVHRYWIKGPKAGTRDIFSKVPGYPDNIRLTPTGDFWLGIHCKKNLIGRLIVNNKWLGKLVEKTVPLNFLIQEMNGFRQQGIAVKISGETGEVLEILEDKEGKRMQYVSEAYERDDGKLWFGSVFSPAVWVLDRK